The following are from one region of the bacterium genome:
- a CDS encoding sigma-54-dependent Fis family transcriptional regulator — MAKVLILDDDPSFSGFLARALTKKGHDATVIHKLAGLKEGLRELVPDVLLLDVHLPDGYGLDAITSVEEAPDSPQIIVITGNPDDDAAKQALLLGVWDYISKSDPLSRIMLAVDRAMTFRSEKKTATAQSALRTAGIVGNSPKIKRCLVEAAHAAQSDAPVLLTGETGTGKELIARAIHNSSARRDKGFIVVDCTAIPSQLAESILFGHIKGAFTGAESDHEGLIQLAHGGTLFLDEVGEMGEDIQKRFLRVIQEKTFRPVGDVGERTCDFRIIAATNRDLDKLVEKGTFRLDLLHRIRSISIHLPPLRERTEDIVPLADYHLHKVCYANKCSKKAFSPDFCEELTAYEWPGNVRELMQTVEASLSRAEGFSKLFAIHLPERVRARHFAHEDATALPSAGEEEVKRDILPFNSYRKNALRSVEREYIIELMRRTKGDMELASSLSGLGRARLYGLLKEHGVSRHDV; from the coding sequence ATGGCGAAAGTTCTGATTCTGGACGACGACCCGAGTTTTTCCGGCTTCCTTGCCCGCGCTCTCACAAAAAAAGGACACGACGCGACTGTCATCCACAAACTGGCCGGACTCAAGGAAGGGCTGAGGGAGCTTGTCCCGGACGTACTTCTCCTCGACGTTCATCTTCCCGACGGCTACGGGCTCGACGCGATAACCTCGGTCGAGGAGGCCCCCGACTCTCCCCAGATTATCGTAATTACAGGAAATCCCGACGACGACGCGGCCAAGCAGGCTCTCCTTCTCGGCGTGTGGGATTACATAAGCAAATCCGACCCCCTCAGCCGCATCATGCTCGCCGTGGACCGGGCGATGACCTTCCGCTCCGAAAAGAAGACCGCAACCGCCCAGAGCGCACTGCGCACCGCGGGCATCGTGGGTAATTCACCGAAGATAAAGCGCTGTCTGGTCGAGGCGGCCCATGCCGCGCAGTCGGACGCCCCGGTGCTTCTCACGGGAGAGACCGGCACTGGAAAAGAGCTTATCGCCAGGGCCATCCACAACAGCTCGGCCCGCAGGGACAAGGGATTTATCGTGGTGGACTGTACTGCGATACCCTCGCAGCTGGCCGAATCCATACTCTTCGGCCACATCAAGGGGGCTTTTACCGGGGCGGAGTCGGACCACGAGGGGCTCATCCAGCTCGCCCACGGCGGAACCCTCTTTCTGGACGAAGTCGGCGAGATGGGCGAGGATATCCAGAAGCGCTTTTTAAGGGTGATTCAGGAAAAAACCTTCCGTCCGGTCGGGGACGTGGGGGAAAGAACCTGCGATTTCCGCATAATAGCCGCGACCAACCGCGACCTCGACAAGCTGGTCGAAAAAGGGACTTTCCGGCTCGATCTTCTGCACCGCATCAGGTCGATCTCGATCCACCTGCCGCCCCTGCGGGAAAGAACCGAGGACATAGTGCCGCTGGCGGATTACCACCTCCACAAGGTCTGCTATGCCAACAAGTGCTCGAAGAAGGCTTTTTCGCCCGATTTTTGCGAGGAACTGACCGCTTACGAATGGCCGGGAAACGTGCGGGAGCTTATGCAGACGGTGGAGGCGTCGCTTTCGAGGGCGGAAGGGTTCAGCAAGCTCTTCGCGATTCACCTGCCCGAGAGGGTGCGGGCGCGCCACTTCGCGCACGAGGACGCTACTGCTTTGCCATCAGCCGGTGAAGAGGAGGTAAAAAGGGATATTCTCCCCTTTAACAGCTATCGCAAGAACGCCCTGCGCAGCGTGGAGAGGGAGTACATTATCGAGCTTATGCGAAGGACAAAGGGGGATATGGAACTGGCGTCGAGCCTCTCCGGGCTTGGCAGGGCACGGCTTTATGGACTTTTGAAGGAGCACGGGGTTTCACGCCACGACGTCTGA